A stretch of Prunus dulcis chromosome 6, ALMONDv2, whole genome shotgun sequence DNA encodes these proteins:
- the LOC117631640 gene encoding EEF1A lysine methyltransferase 1, with amino-acid sequence MEQNLSAQTLTNSLSNHQADDVAAADDDDPPSLSLQALEALKEFLAEQSQPLPDTAAESRAADSAAPALISEDWRLSQFWYDPHTAETLAQEVLTLCNSLPDSAARVACVACPSLYAYLKNNDSDVPVQLLEYDKRFEQYGSDFTFYDYNRPEDLPLELKHAFDIVVADPPYLSRECLEKVAQTVSFLARSEKSYLLLLTGAVQKERAAELMGLYPCGFRPQHSSKLGNEFRLFTNYDPAMRLEGWDVEK; translated from the exons ATGGAACAAAACCTCTCGGCCCAAACCCTCACCAACTCACTCTCCAACCACCAAGCCGACGACGTGGCCGCCGCCGACGACGATGACCCACCCTCCCTAAGCCTTCAAGCCCTAGAAGCTCTCAAGGAGTTCCTAGCGGAGCAAAGCCAGCCCTTACCTGACACCGCCGCCGAGAGCCGAGCCGCAGACTCGGCAGCTCCAGCTCTCATCTCCGAAGACTGGAGACTGAGCCAGTTCTGGTACGACCCCCACACCGCCGAAACCCTAGCCCAAGAGGTCCTCACTCTCTGCAACTCGCTCCCCGACTCGGCCGCTAGGGTTGCTTGCGTCGCTTGCCCCTCACTCTACGCCTACCTCAAG AACAATGATTCTGACGTGCCTGTGCAACTGCTTGAGTATGACAAGCGGTTTGAGCAGTACGGGAGTGATTTCACGTTTTATGATTACAACCGACCTGAAGACTTGCCATTGGAGCTCAAGCATGCTTTTGACATTGTAGTTGCTGATCCCCCTTACCTG AGTCGGGAGTGCTTGGAGAAAGTCGCTCAAACTGTTTCATTTCTTGCACGATCAGAAAAATCTTACCTGCTTCTCCTCACAG GAGCGGTGCAGAAAGAGAGAGCAGCTGAACTCATGGGATTATATCCATGTGGTTTTAGGCCTCAACACTCTAGCAAACTAGGAAACGAGTTTCGGCTATTCACAAACTATGATCCTGCAATGAGATTAGAAGGGTGGGATGTTGAGAAGTAG
- the LOC117631863 gene encoding rhomboid-like protein 15 has translation MRPNIVSEAGLQTRLGQWWESIPFLTSAVVGVCGTVYLICLLVGYDSFYEICFFPSAVLSRFQVYRIFTSIIFHGSVLHVLFNMMALVPLGSELERIMGSVRMLYIIFLLAISNALFHLTIVLLVAYNPIHSDPYLMNECAIGFSGILFSMIVIETSLSGHQSRRLAFLMFNFKCITYHGFVFSLSENFANAIFSLT, from the exons ATGAGGCCAAACATCGTTTCCGAG GCAGGACTGCAAACTAGGTTGGGGCAATGGTGGGAGAGCATTCCTTTTCTTACTTCTGCGGTTGTTGGCGTGTGTGGAACTGTTTACTTGATCTGTCTCCTGGTTGGATATGACTCCTTTTACGAAATATGCTTTTTTCCCTCTGCAGTTCTATCAAGATTTCAAG TCTACAGGATTTTCACCTCCATTATCTTTCATGGTTCAGTGCTTCATGTATTGTTCAACATGATGGCATTGGTTCCTTTGGGTTCTGAGTTGGAGAGAATCATGGGATCTGTCCGCATGTTGTACATAATCTTTCTGTTGGCCATAAGCAATGCACTGTTTCATCTTACGATTGTGCTTTTGGTGGCCTATAATCCCATTCACTCTGATCCGTATCTCATGAATGAATGTGCAATAGGCTTCTCGGGAATCTTGTTTTCTATGATTGTGATAGAGACAAGTCTGAGTGGACACCAGTCTAGAAGGTTGGCTTTTCTAATGTTTAATTTCAAATGTATTACATaccatggttttgttttttcactgAGTGAGAATTTTGCAAATGCTATCTTTTCCCTAACCTAG
- the LOC117630151 gene encoding probable LRR receptor-like serine/threonine-protein kinase At3g47570, protein MGVLVMKLILIYSFFNGVLVSSMQMGGNETDRTALLTIKAQIKQDPHNVTSSWNESIHFCFWHGVTCSRRHQQRVTRLDLQSQKLVGSLSPNIGNLSFLRELELQNNSFSNKIPPEIGHLRRLQVLYLNRNSFSGPIPYNISYCSNLIFMYFGFNGLVGKIPSEFGSLSKLRSFVVEANNLTGEIPPSLGNLSSLEAIGATQNSLVGSIPTSLGQLKNLTILSLGSNNLSGTIPPSIYNLSALYSFGVALNQIHGSLPSDMGNSLPNLQFFSIVNHLGIGTDGDLSFLSGLTNATELKILIMGVNNFGGTLPTSISNLSTKLDMFWFNSNQLHGSIPTDIANLVNLESLGMKGNSFTGSIPSEFGQLSSLAELDISVNLLSGSIPASLGNLTKMYRLFLAGNNLEGVIPSSLGKLQQLISLDLSNNKLSGAIPQQVIGLSSLSKLLNLSTNHFAGSLPMEVGKLKTLGILDVSNNMLSGEIPITLGKCESLSVLHLQGNFFRGIIPSSLIGLKAIEEVDVSRNNFSGEIPMFFEGFVFLKNLNLSFNEFWGAVPTGGAFKNASAISIAGNARLCGGITNLQLPKCKTRKGGLSPSLKLIIPLVLSGLAVLGIIAVVMSYFFLRPSIWKRKEILLSTLAKNFLQVSYATLVKATDEFSSANLIGAGSFGSVYKGILDGDDHKAQLVAVKVFNLLRHGAWKSFIVECEALRNIKHRNLVKIITACSSVDFHGNDFKALVYEYMENGSLEEWLHPPTEVKEVREALNLEQRLDIAIDVACALDYLHNHCETPIVHCDLKPSNVLLDNEMTGHVSDFGLARFLSQQTGTNVSENPTSSIGIKGTVGYAAPEYGMGSEVSTNGDVYSFGILLLEMFAGKRPTDDMFNGDLNLHTYVKMAFPNRVMEIVDSTLFEGGTNERRVQKIEVCLNSIFRIGIECSAESPTDRLKNISDAASELHSIRDVLLG, encoded by the exons ATGGGGGTTTTAGTTATGAAACTGATTTTAATATACTCATTTTTCAATGGAGTATTGGTTAGCTCCATGCAAATGGGAGGGAACGAGACAGATAGGACGGCACTGCTAACCATCAAAGCTCAAATAAAGCAAGATCCTCATAATGTAACGAGCTCCTGGAATGAATCCATTCACTTTTGCTTCTGGCACGGTGTCACCTGCAGTCGACGACACCAACAAAGGGTCACAAGGCTAGACCTCCAATCTCAAAAGCTGGTAGGGTCCCTGTCTCCAAACATAGGAAATCTAAGTTTCCTAAGGGAACTAGAACTACAGAACAACAGCTTCAGCAATAAAATCCCTCCAGAAATTGGGCATTTGCGTAGATTGCAGGTACTGTATCTAAACCGTAACTCATTTAGTGGCCCTATTCCGTACAATATATCATATTGCTCCAACCTCATCTTCATGTATTTCGGTTTCAACGGGTTGGTGGGTAAAATTCCATCTGAATTTGGCTCTTTGTCGAAGCTTCGAAGCTTTGTTGTAGAAGCTAATAATTTAACAGGAGAGATCCCTCCTTCCTTGGGAAACCTTTCGTCTCTCGAGGCAATTGGTGCAACTCAAAATAGCTTGGTGGGAAGCATCCCTACTTCTCTGGGCCAATTGAAAAACTTAACAATTTTGTCATTGGGCTCAAACAACTTATCTGGTACCATTCCTCCCTCCATCTATAACCTCTCTGCTCTTTATTCTTTTGGCGTAGCACTGAACCAAATTCATGGGAGTCTTCCATCAGACATGGGAAACTCTCTTCCTAATCTCCAATTCTTTAGCATTG TTAATCATCTTGGAATCGGTACAGATGGTGACTTGAGTTTTCTCTCGGGATTGACCAATGCCACAGAgttaaaaattttgattatGGGTGTAAACAATTTTGGAGGGACGTTGCCCACATCAATATCTAATCTCTCAACCAAGCTTGACATGTTTTGGTTTAACAGCAACCAACTACATGGAAGCATCCCAACTGACATAGCGAATTTGGTCAACTTGGAATCGTTGGGAATGAAGGGAAATAGCTTCACGGGTAGCATCCCCAGTGAATTTGGTCAGCTTTCAAGCCTTGCGGAATTAGATATTTCTGTGAATCTATTATCAGGAAGCATTCCGGCGTCTTTAGGAAATTTAACCAAGATGTACAGACTCTTCTTAGCCGGGAATAATCTAGAGGGTGTCATCCCTTCAAGCCTGGGAAAATTGCAGCAGCTGATATCATTGGATTTGTCTAATAATAAACTTAGTGGCGCAATACCTCAACAAGTTATTGGCCTCTCATCCTTATCAAAGCTTTTAAACTTGTCTACGAACCACTTTGCGGGTTCTCTTCCGATGGAGGTTGGAAAGTTGAAGACTCTAGGTATATTAGACGTTTCTAATAACATGTTATCTGGAGAAATTCCTATTACCCTTGGTAAATGTGAGAGTTTATCAGTCTTACATTTGCAAGGCAACTTCTTCCGGGGAATTATTCCCTCTTCTTTGATTGGGTTGAAAGCCATAGAAGAAGTAGATGTTTCTCGCAACAATTTTTCGGGTGAAATTCCAATGTTTTTCGAGGGCTTTGTCTTCTTAAAGAATCTAAACCTATCATTCAATGAGTTTTGGGGAGCAGTACCAACTGGAGGTGCTTTCAAAAATGCGAGTGCGATTTCAATAGCTGGCAACGCCAGGCTCTGTGGCGGTATTACTAATCTCCAACTGCCCAAGTGCAAGACCAGAAAAGGAGGATTATCCCCCAGCTTGAAATTAATCATCCCTTTAGTACTTTCTGGACTTGCCGTTCTAGGAATAATAGCTGTGGTGATGTCCTATTTCTTTCTTCGTCCGTCAATATGGAAGAGGAAAGAAATTCTGTTGAGCACATTGGCGAAAAACTTTTTACAAGTGTCATATGCTACCCTTGTAAAAGCTACTGATGAGTTCTCTTCAGCTAATTTGATTGGTGCAGGCAGTTTTGGGTCTGTGTACAAAGGAATTCTTGATGGTGATGATCATAAAGCCCAGCTTGTTGCTGTCAAGGTGTTCAACTTGTTACGACATGGAGCATGGAAGAGTTTCATAGTCGAATGTGAGGCTTTAAGAAACATCAAGCATCGAAATCTTGTCAAGATTATTACTGCATGTTCAAGTGTTGATTTTCATGGTAATGATTTCAAAGCTCTGGTTTACGAGTATATGGAGAATGGAAGCTTAGAGGAGTGGCTGCATCCACCTACTGAAGTTAAAGAGGTAAGGGAGGCACTCAATCTAGAGCAAAGGCTAGACATTGCCATTGATGTTGCTTGTGCATTGGATTATCTTCATAATCATTGTGAAACACCGATAGTTCATTGTGATCTCAAGCCGAGCAATGTTCTTCTGGACAACGAGATGACTGGACATGTTTCTGACTTTGGACTAGCAAGATTTCTTTCCCAACAAACTGGTACTAATGTTTCAGAAAATCCAACAAGTTCCATTGGAATAAAAGGAACGGTTGGTTATGCTGCTCCAG AGTACGGTATGGGAAGCGAGGTGTCAACAAATGGAGATGTCTACAGCTTTGGTATTCTTCTGTTAGAGATGTTCGCAGGAAAGCGACCCACCGACGACATGTTTAATGGGGACCTAAACCTTCATACTTATGTTAAAATGGCTTTCCCTAATCGAGTTAT